In Fusarium verticillioides 7600 chromosome Unknown supercont3.27, whole genome shotgun sequence, a single window of DNA contains:
- a CDS encoding proteasome component PRE2 — protein MDSLISKYSRPAYEQNEPFEDQDELLNSMGDLSLKFAMPPVAQPSSWLRAATDDRSNPNCPIKIAHGTTTLAFRFQGGIIVATDSRATAGNWIASQTVKKVIEINSVLLGTMAGGAADCQYWLAWLGMQCRLHELRHKRRISVAAASKILANLVYSYKGMGLSMGTMCAGVTKEEGPALYYVDSDGTRLAGNLFCVGSGQTFAYGVLDAEYKYDLSDEEALELGKRSILAATHRDAYSGGYINLYHVKEEGWVKHGFNDTNPIFWKTKLEKGEFTNVTSALD, from the exons ATGGATTCTCTTATTTCGAAATACAGCCGACCAGCATATGAGCAGAATGAGCCTTTTGAGGACCAGGATGAGCTGCTGAATTCCATGGGCGACCTCTCGCTCAAGTTTGCCATGCCCCCCGTTGCTCAG ccctcatcatggcttcgCGCTGCCACCGATGACCGATCAAACCCCAACTGCCCCATTAAGATCGCCCACGGAACCACCACGCTCGCTTTCCGTTTCCAGGGCGGCATCATCGTTGCGACCGATTCCCGAGCCACCGCTGGCAACTGGATCGCCTCGCAAACCGTAAAGAAGGTCATTGAGATCAACAGCGTCCTGCTAGGAACCATGGCCGGTGGTGCTGCAGACTGTCAGTACTGGCTTGCCTGGCTCGGCATGCAGTGTCGCCTCCATGAGCTACGACACAAGCGTCGCATCAGCGTTGCCGCAGCCAGCAAGATTCTTGCCAACCTCGTCTACAGCTACAAGGGAATGGGCCTCAGCATGGGCACCATGTGCGCCGGTGTCACCAAGGAGGAAGGCCCTGCTCTCTACTATGTCGACAGCGATGGTACTCGTTTGGCGGGCAACCTCTTCTGCGTTGGCTCGGGTCAAACATTCGCCTATGGTGTTCTCGATGCCGAGTACAAGTACGACCTGTCGGATGAGGAGGCCCTGGAGCTTGGAAAGCGAAGTATTCTGGCCGCCACCCACCGAGATGCTTACTCTGGTGGTTACATCAACCTGTACCATGTTAAGGAAGAGGGCTGGGTGAAGCACGGCTTCAACGACACCAACCCCATTTTCTGGAAGACCAaacttgagaagggcgagtTTACCAACGTGACAAGCGCGCTTGATTAG